A genome region from Anolis carolinensis isolate JA03-04 chromosome 6, rAnoCar3.1.pri, whole genome shotgun sequence includes the following:
- the LOC100560189 gene encoding UDP-glucuronosyltransferase 2A2 isoform X2, whose amino-acid sequence MSVKWMLVFPIATACFVGSSSAGKVLVWPVDNSHWINMKFILNELTDRGHQVTVLLPSFFMAVKASEPSPFQLEEIPFLFSREDMDTMLQDFLFMWSYESNELSFWQFFIKTHDFSREMERRNRILCDRVVLNQTLMERLESVGFDILIADPLLPCGELVAEKLHLPFVYTFRFSVGNTMERVCGVIPAPPSFVPASLGGLTDRMSFMQRTRNMLFYALHDILFHQVLWKDWSKYYSDVLGRPTTLCETMGKAEIWLIRTYWDFEFPRPLLPNFEFVGGLHCQPAKPLPKEMEEFVQSSGEHGIVVFSLGSMLKNLTDEKSNLVALALSQLPQKVIWRYKGKRPETLGANTRLYDWIPQNDLLGHPKTKAFITHGGTNGIYEAIYHGIPMVGIPMFADQPDNIAHMRAKGMAVELNMYTMTAQDLLDAVNTVIHNTTYKENAVRLSKIHHDQPMKPLDRAVFWIEFVMRHKGAKHLRVAAHDLTWYQYHCLDVIAFLISCVALFMFIIVKCCSFCCRKCGITRKTKIE is encoded by the exons ATGTCtgtgaaatggatgctggtgTTTCCTATTGCAACGGCATGCTTCGTGGGCTCATCTTCTGCTGGGAAGGTCCTTGTCTGGCCAGTTGACAACAGTCATTGGATcaacatgaaatttattttgaATGAACTCACAGACAGAGGCCACCAAGTGACAGTTCTACTACCTTCCTTCTTCATGGCAGTTAAGGCAAGCGAGCCTTCCCCCTTTCAGCTGGAAGAGATCCCTTTTTTATTCTCAAGGGAAGACATGGATACTATGCTTCAGGACTTCCTCTTTATGTGGTCTTATGAGTCCAATGAACTTTCTTTCTGGCAGTTTTTCATCAAGACACATGACTTTTCAAGGGAGATGGAGCGCAGGAACAGAATTCTCTGCGATAGGGTTGTCTTGAACCAGACATTGATGGAAAGGTTAGAGTCTGTTGGTTTTGACATCCTCATTGCAGACCCACTCTTGCCTTGTGGAGAGCTAGTGGCTGAGAAGCTTCACCTTCCGTTTGTGTACACTTTTCGATTCTCAGTTGGAAATACAATGGAGCGTGTTTGCGGTGTCATCCCAGCTCCTCCATCATTTGTACCTGCCAGTCTTGGAGGTCTAACCGATAGGATGTCCTTCATGCAGAGAACAAGAAACATGCTCTTTTATGCCTTACATGACATTTTGTTTCATCAAGTTCTCTGGAAAGACTGGAGTAAATACTATAGTGATGTTCTAG GGAGACCTACAACATTGTGCGAAACAATGGGCAAGGCAGAAATATGGCTGATCCGAACCTACTGGGACTTTGAATTTCCACGGCCATTACTACCAAATTTTGAATTTGTAGGAGGGCTGCATTGCCAGCCAGCAAAGCCTTTGCCTAAG GAAATGGAAGAATTTGTCCAGAGTTCCGGAGAACATGGCATTGTGGTATTTTCTCTCGGTTCAATGCTTAAAAACCTAACAGATGAAAAAAGCAACCTGGTTGCCCTGGCACTCAGCCAGCTTCCGCAGAAG gTTATTTGGCGGTACAAAGGGAAAAGGCCAGAAACATTAGGAGCCAATACCAGACTTTATGACTGGATCCCACAAAATGATCTACTGG GACATCCCAAGACAAAAGCTTTTATAACTCATGGTGGAACCAATGGGATCTATGAAGCCATTTATCATGGTATTCCCATGGTAGGGATCCCCATGTTTGCAGACCAACCTGATAACATTGCTCACATGCGTGCAAAGGGAATGGCTGTAGAGCTGAATATGTACACAATGACTGCACAAGATTTATTGGATGCCGTTAATACCGTTATTCACAATACAAC ATATAAGGAAAATGCAGTACGTCTGTCGAAGATTCATCATGATCAACCTATGAAGCCTCTAGACCGAGCTGTCTTCTGGATTGAGTTTGTTATGCGCCACAAAGGTGCCAAACATTTGAGAGTAGCTGCCCATGACTTGACCTGGTACCAGTATCACTGCCTTGATGTCATTGCCTTTTTGATCAGTTGTGTGGCACTTTTCATGTTCATCATTGTAAAATGCTGCTCGTTTTGCTGTCGGAAATGTGGCATCACACGGAAAACAAAAATTGAATAG
- the LOC100560189 gene encoding UDP-glucuronosyltransferase 2A1 isoform X3 has product MFSARILVKIIGNFISDGRPTTLCETMGKAEIWLIRTYWDFEFPRPLLPNFEFVGGLHCQPAKPLPKEMEEFVQSSGEHGIVVFSLGSMLKNLTDEKSNLVALALSQLPQKVIWRYKGKRPETLGANTRLYDWIPQNDLLGHPKTKAFITHGGTNGIYEAIYHGIPMVGIPMFADQPDNIAHMRAKGMAVELNMYTMTAQDLLDAVNTVIHNTTYKENAVRLSKIHHDQPMKPLDRAVFWIEFVMRHKGAKHLRVAAHDLTWYQYHCLDVIAFLISCVALFMFIIVKCCSFCCRKCGITRKTKIE; this is encoded by the exons ATGTTCTCTGCCAGGATTCTTGTGAAAATAATTGGAAACTTTATATCAGACG GGAGACCTACAACATTGTGCGAAACAATGGGCAAGGCAGAAATATGGCTGATCCGAACCTACTGGGACTTTGAATTTCCACGGCCATTACTACCAAATTTTGAATTTGTAGGAGGGCTGCATTGCCAGCCAGCAAAGCCTTTGCCTAAG GAAATGGAAGAATTTGTCCAGAGTTCCGGAGAACATGGCATTGTGGTATTTTCTCTCGGTTCAATGCTTAAAAACCTAACAGATGAAAAAAGCAACCTGGTTGCCCTGGCACTCAGCCAGCTTCCGCAGAAG gTTATTTGGCGGTACAAAGGGAAAAGGCCAGAAACATTAGGAGCCAATACCAGACTTTATGACTGGATCCCACAAAATGATCTACTGG GACATCCCAAGACAAAAGCTTTTATAACTCATGGTGGAACCAATGGGATCTATGAAGCCATTTATCATGGTATTCCCATGGTAGGGATCCCCATGTTTGCAGACCAACCTGATAACATTGCTCACATGCGTGCAAAGGGAATGGCTGTAGAGCTGAATATGTACACAATGACTGCACAAGATTTATTGGATGCCGTTAATACCGTTATTCACAATACAAC ATATAAGGAAAATGCAGTACGTCTGTCGAAGATTCATCATGATCAACCTATGAAGCCTCTAGACCGAGCTGTCTTCTGGATTGAGTTTGTTATGCGCCACAAAGGTGCCAAACATTTGAGAGTAGCTGCCCATGACTTGACCTGGTACCAGTATCACTGCCTTGATGTCATTGCCTTTTTGATCAGTTGTGTGGCACTTTTCATGTTCATCATTGTAAAATGCTGCTCGTTTTGCTGTCGGAAATGTGGCATCACACGGAAAACAAAAATTGAATAG